A stretch of DNA from Lotus japonicus ecotype B-129 chromosome 4, LjGifu_v1.2:
caaaggagtatGAGGCCAACatctagcttttgagtggagaaattcctctctaacgaaaaaaagtgtcttgttgtaccacaataagtttaagctcatgatattcctccaccgaatatgatgcaagttcgtagagcacaactaaatgtgggtgtttagggtttagggtttagagaaagacaaaaggataaagaagccaatgtatagcttttgagaggacataattttaaaatcgatgttactaatccattgtatgtgatatgagttcgtagagctcaactaaaacttactacaaatggagaattgtaacgaaataagaacagtagaaccaaaggagtatGAGGCCAACatctagcttttgagtggagaaattcctctcaaacgaaaaaaagtgtcttgttgtaccacaataagtttaagctcatgatattcctccaccgaatatgatgcaagttcgtagagcacaactaaatgtgggtgtttagggtttagggtttagggtttagagaaagacaaaaggataaagaagccaatgtatagcttttgagaggacataattttaaaatcgatgttattaatccgttgtatgtgatatgagttcgtagagctcaactaaaacttactacaaatggagaattgtaacgaaataagaacagtagaaccaaaggagtatGAGGCCAACatctagcttttgagtggagaaattcctctctaacgaaaaaaagtgtcttgttgtaccacaataagtttaagctcatgatattccaccaccgaatatgatgcaagttcgtagagcacaactaaatgtgggtgtttagggtttagggtttagggtttagagaaagacaaaaggataaagaagccaatgtatagcttttgagaggacataattttaaaatcgatgttactaatccattgtatgtgatatgagttcgtagagctcaactaaaacttactacaaatggaaatttgtaacgaaataagaacagtagaaacAAAGGAGAGTgagtccaacatatagcttttgagtggataaattcctctctaacgactaAAAGtctcttgttgtaccacaataagtttaagctcatgttATTCCTccttcgaatgtgatgcaagttcgtagagctcaactaaatgtgggtgtttagggtttagggtttagggtttagggtttagggtttagagaaggacaaaaggataaagaggccaatgtatagcttttgagaggacataaatttaaaatcgatgttattaatccattgtatgtgatatgagttcgtagagctcaactaaaacttactacaaatggagaattgtaacaaaataagaacagtagaaccaaaggagtatGAGGCCAACatctagcttttgagtggagaaattcctctctaacgaaaaaaagtgtcttgttgtaccacaataagtttaagctcatgatattcctccaccgaatatgatgcaagttcgtagagctcaactaaatgtgagtgtttggggtttagggtttagggtttagagaaggacaaaaggataaagaagccaaagtatagcttttgagaggacataattttaaaatcgatgttattaatccgttgtatgtgatatgagttcgtagagctcaactaaaacttactacaaatggaaaattgtaacgaaataagaacagtagaaccaaaggagagtgagtccaacatatagcttttgagtggagaaattcctctctaacgaaaaaaagtgtcttgttgtaccacaataagtttaagctcatgttATTCCTccttcgaatgtgatgcaagttcgtagagctcaactaaatgtgggtgtttagggtttagggtttagggtttagagaaagacaaaaggataaagaagccaatgtatagcttttgagaggacataattttaaaatcgatgttattaatccgttgtatgtgatatgagttcgtagagctcaactaaaacttactacaaatggaaatttgtaacgaaataagaacagtagaaccaaaggagagtgagtccaacatatagcttttgagtggataaattcctctctaacgactaAAAGtctcttgttgtaccacaataagtttaagctcatgttATTCCTccttcgaatgtgatgcaagttcgtagagctcaactaaatgtgggtgtttagggtttagggtttagggtttagggtttagagaaggacaaaaggataaagaggccaatgtatagcttttgagaggacataaatttaaaatcgatgttattaatccatggtatgtgatatgagttcgtagagctcaactaaaacttactacaaatggagaattgtaacaaaataagaacagtagaaccaaaggagtatGAGGCCAACatctagcttttgagtggagaaattcctctctaacgaaaaaaagtgtcttgttgtaccacaataagtttaagctcatgatattcctccaccgaatatgatgcaagttcgaagagctcaactaaatgtgagtGTTTGGGgtgtagggtttagggtttagagaaggacaaaaggataaagaagccaatgtatagcttttgagaggacataattttaaaatcgatgttattaatccgttgtatgtgatatgagttcgtagagctcaactaaaacttactacaaatggaaaattgtaacgaaataagaacagtagaaccaaaggagagtgagtccaacatatagcttttgagtggagaaattcctctctaacgaaaaaaagtgtcttgttgtaccacaataagtttaagctcatgttATTCCTccttcgaatgtgatgcaagttcgtagagctcaactaaatgtgggtgtttagggtttagggtttagggtttagggtttagagaaggacaaaaggataaagaggccaatgtatagcttttgagagaacataaatttaaaatcgatgttattaatccattgtatgtgatatgagttcgtagagctcaactaaaacttactacaaatggagaattgtaacaaaataagaacagtagaaccaaaggagtatGAGGCCAACatctagcttttgagtggagaaattcctctctaacgaaaaaaagtgtcttgttgtaccacaataagtttaagctcatgatattcctccaccgaatatgatgcaagttcgtagagctcaactaaatgtgggtgtttggggtttagggtttagggtttagagaaggacaaaaggataaagaagccaatgtatagcttttgagaggacataattttaaaatcgatgttattaatccgttgtatgtgatatgagttcgtagagctcaactaaaacttactacaaatggagaattgtaacgaaataagaacagtagaaccaaaggagtatGAGGCCAACatctagcttttgagtggagaaattcctctctaacgaaaaaaagtgtcttgttgtaccacaataagtttaagctcatgatattcctccaccgaacgagatgcaagttcgtagagctcaactaaatgtaggtgtttagggtttagggtttagggttttgagaaggacaaaaggataaagaggccaatgtatagcttttgagaggacataattttaaaatcgatgttactaatccattgtatgtgatatgagttcgtagagctcaactaaaacttactacaaatggaaaattgtaacgaaataagaacagtagaaccaaaggagagtgagtccaacatatagcttttgagtggagaaattcctctctaacgaaaaaaagtgtcttgttgtaccacaataagtttaagctcatgttATTCCTCCttcaaatgtgatgcaagttcgtagagctcaactaaatgtgggtgtttagggtttagggtttagggtttagagaaggacaaaaggataaagaggccaatgtatagcttttgagaggacataaatttaaaatcgatgttattaatccattgtatgtgatatgagttcgtagagctcaactaaaacttactacaaatggagaattgtaacaaaataagaacagtagaaccaaaggagtatGAGGCCAACatctagcttttgagtggagaaattcctctctaacgaaaaaaagtgtcttgttgtaccacaataagtttaagctcatgatattcctccaccgaatatgatgcaagttcgtagagctcaactaaatgtgggtgtttggggttttgggtttagggtttagagaaggacaaaaggataaagaagccagtgtatagcttttgagaggacataattttaaaatcgatgttattaatccgttgtatgtgatatgagttcgtagagctcaactaaaacttactacaaatggagaattgtaacgaaataagaacagtagaaccaaaggagtatGAGGCCAACatctagcttttgagtggagaaattcctctctaacgaaaaaaagtgtcttgttgtaccacaataagtttaagctcatgatattcctccaccgaatatgatgcaagttcgtagagcacaactaaatgtgggtgtttagggtttagggtttagagaaagacaaaaggataaagaagccaatgtatagcttttgagaggacataattttaaaatcgatgttactaatccattgtatgtgatatgagttcgtagagctcaactaaaacttactacaaatggagaattgtaacgaaataagaacagtagaaccaaaggagtatGAGGCCAACatctagcttttgagtggagaaattcctctcaaacgaaaaaaagtgtcttgttgtaccacaataagtttaagctcatgatattcctccaccgaatatgatgcaagttcgtagagcacaactaaatgtgggtgtttagggtttagggtttagggtttagagaaagacaaaaggataaagaagccaatgtatagcttttgagaggacataattttaaaatcgatgttattaatccgttgtatgtgatatgagttcgtagagctcaactaaaacttactacaaatggagaattgtaacgaaataagaacagtagaaccaaaggagtatGAGGCCAACatctagcttttgagtggagaaattcctctctaacgaaaaaaagtgtcttgttgtaccacaataagtttaagctcatgatattccaccaccgaatatgatgcaagttcgtagagcacaactaaatgtgggtgtttagggtttagggtttagggtttagagaaagacaaaaggataaagaagccaatgtatagcttttgagaggacataattttaaaatcgatgttactaatccattgtatgtgatatgagttcgtagagctcaactaaaacttactacaaatggaaatttgtaacgaaataagaacagtagaaacAAAGGAGAGTgagtccaacatatagcttttgagtggataaattcctctctaacgactaAAAGtctcttgttgtaccacaataagtttaagctcatgttATTCCTccttcgaatgtgatgcaagttcgtagagctcaactaaatgtgggtgtttagggtttagggtttagggtttagggtttagagaaggacaaaaggataaagaggccaatgtatagcttttgagaggacataaatttaaaatcgatgttattaatccattgtatgtgatatgagttcgtagagctcaactaaaacttactacaaatggagaattgtaacaaaataagaacagtagaaccaaaggagtatGAGGCCAACatctagcttttgagtggagaaattcctctctaacgaaaaaaagtgtcttgttgtaccacaataagtttaagctcatgatattcctccaccgaatatgatgcaagttcgtagagctcaactaaatgtgagtgtttggggtttagggtttagggtttagagaaggacaaaaggataaagaagccaatgtatagcttttgagaggacataattttaaaatcgatgttattaatccgttgtatgtgatatgagttcgtagagctcaactaaaacttactacaaatggaaaattgtaacgaaataagaacagtagaaccaaaggagagtgagtccaacatatagcttttgagtggagaaattcctctctaacgaaaaaaagtgtcttgttgtaccacaataagtttaagctcatgttATTCCTccttcgaatgtgatgcaagttcgtagagctcaactaaatgtgggtgtttagggtttagggtttagggtttagagaagacaaaaggataaagaagccaatgtatagcttttgagaggacataattttaaaatcgatgttattaatccgttgtatgtgatatgagttcgtagagctcaactaaaacttactacaaatggaaatttgtaacgaaataagaacagtagaaccaaaggagagtgagtccaacatatagcttttgagtggaaaattcctctctaacgacaaaaagtctcttgttgtaccacaataagtttaagctcatgttATTCCTccttcgaatgtgatgcaagttcgtagagctcaactaaatgtgggtgtttagggtttagggtttagggtttagggtttagagaaggacaaaaggataaagaggccaatgtatagcttttgagaggacataaatttaaaatcgatgttattaatccatggtatgtgatatgagttcgtagagctcaactaaaacttactacaaatggagaattgtaacaaaataagaacagtagaaccaaaggagtatGAGGCCAACatctagcttttgagtggagaaattcctctctaacgaaaaaaagtgtcttgttgtaccacaataagtttaagctcatgatattcctccaccgaatatgatgcaagttcgtagagctcaactaaatgtgagtgtttggggtttagggtttagggtttagagaaggacaaaaggataaagaagccaatgtatagcttttgagaggacataattttaaaatcgatgttattaatccgttgtatgtgatatgagttcgtagagctcaactaaaacttactacaaatggaaaattgtaacgaaataagaacagtagaaccaaaggagagtgagtccaacatatagcttttgagtggagaaattcctctctaacgaaaaaaagtgtcttgttgtaccacaataagtttaagctcatgttATTCCTccttcgaatgtgatgcaagttcgtagagctcaactaaatgtgggtgtttagggtttagggtttagggtttagggtttagagaaggacaaaaggataaagaggccaatgtatagcttttgagaggacataaatttaaaatcgatgttattaatccattgtatgtgatatgagttcgtagagctcaactaaaacttactacaaatggagaattgtaacaaaataagaacagtagaaccaaaggagtatGAGGCCAACatctagcttttgagtggagaaattcctctctaacgaaaaaaaagtgtcttgttgtaccacaataagtttaagctcatgatattcctccaccgaatatgatgcaagttcgtagagctcaactaaatgtgggNNNNNNNNNNNNNNNNNNNNNNNNNNNNNNNNNNNNNNNNNNNNNNNNNNNNNNNNNNNNNNNNNNNNNNNNNNNNNNNNNNNNNNNNNNNNNNNNNNNNGGTCAGCTCtaataccatttgtaacatccagATCTGACGACTGACCTCATGGTAACAACACGATTCTTTTCaatgcgctttgtcctcactcacgcACTTTCCGataaaacttcccaggaggtcacccatcataacaTTGCTCCAAGGCAAACACACTTAACCTTAGAGTTTTTAtaagttgggctcccgaaaagaagagtCATCTTGTTGTTAAGAGTAGtgtcaatcaaatcttttatgccctcctcaactgtatagtcacATATCTATACAATCTCGGATTACCTCtttgttcgggtgcgagatcggttcattcatgtgttcctccgcctagaagcctgctaggagccgctccttgtccgtgccgcactgcaccggcgatcactccccgccctcgtcggcccggGTGTCACACTGTCAACATTGCGCTATCAACGATCGGCAGATTGCATGTCAGTAGAGGCTCAAGACCGACATTGTGAACTTTGTGCTTGATATGATCATTGTGATACACTAGTGTGCCATGTACATGTCTGCCATGGTAGTAAAATTTGATGATGCCCCGACATTGCTCACGTTTTGGACCAGTTCTAGTTTCGTTCACCAGAACCGGTTTTTTTGTTCACCCCTAGccacgcactttaaagtgcaaaGATCATACACTTCAAATTGTGTAGGccacgcactttaaagtgcaaaggtaacacactttaaagtgcgtagGTATCACTTTCGAAAGTGCGAAAAATTACCAGAACGCGATAAAGCTAACCGTTTTCACGTGAAGTCGAGCAAGAATGCAGGGGTGGTGAGTGTGGCGGTTGGTGCGGCCTCTGGGTCAGGGAGATGCGGTTTTGATGAGCACTCCTTCCATCGGTGGTAGTGGCGGTGGGTCATggtggaagaagaaggaggaggaggaggaagttaGGAAATGAAATGTGTGTTGGGGGGTGGCGGGTTAgggaaaatttgaaatgaaatgtGACGGGTGGTGGTTTGGGGAAGTTATGAGAAGTTATTCTTTTATTAGAGTATTACGGTATTTTCACATTTTAATGTGGTGAGAATAACAATtaccttaaaaaaaaactagctcAAGTTCACAATTCTGTACCCTAATAGGATTTGAGAATGGCGACGGAGCTGGAAGAACTCGTGAGCTTTCTAACTTGTCCATCGCCGCAGATCACAAAGGCTGCCGTTGACATAGTTCGAGGATTAACTGGTTCTGATGACGGCTTGCACTCTCTCGCCAATCACGCTAACACCCTTATACCTGCCTTGTCTCGCCTCTTAACTGCACTCAAGGTCAACTTTTTGCTTCTTCTACGTATCTTAGGGTTTTCAACATGGAACGTCAAATTATTCCACTAATATTTGCCACTTTGACTGTAATTTTAATTGTTTGGGGCTAGTTTGACTGACACTATATCTACATAGATTAATTGATTTGATTATTTACTCCCTATGGAATTGAAGAGAGACAAGCTGATTATGATGTGATACTTTGTTCAGGAGGTTTCAGAGGCTGCTGCTGAAGCCCTTGTAAACCTCTCACAAAATTTGAATCTAGCGGCGGAGATGGTTCAGATGAGATTGATTGACACAGCTATGGATGTTTTGTACAAGCCGGACTGTAGCGTTACTCCCTTGCTTGTCATGCTTCTAGTGAATCTCACTCAACTTGATGCTGGTATTGCTTCCTTGCTTCAGGTGGGCTTTCATTTATTCATTTGTAAACAATTTGGCATTTATGTTATGAGAAGTACATGTAATGATCATGTCATGATGTCACAAGCAGCAAAAAGGGTGTAATACTGATAGGGAACGACCCATTAGATTCTCGACAACAAGTGGCAGTGCGCATGAACAATGACAGCAGTTAGATAGCAGTTAGGAAGTTATTATTTAATTGTTATAAGTTGGGTAGTTTTTAGCAGTTAGTAACTGTTatagtttgaatttaaaattagaCAGCAGCAGTTATTAGATAGCAGTAAGTTATATATTAGGGGTTgggttgaactgaaggatgttCAGAAGTTGTGTTTTAAGGTGAGGACTGGACTCTCTAATTCCAGTATTATTAGGAGAGGCTAGCTCTCGAAAACCAGAGTTGTATCATTATTTCTATAATATAATTCTGTTCCTATCAAATCCATGATGGCGTTAAAGTAGGTAATTTGATgatgatatttattttattgaGAAAAACATCATTCATTTTTATCTTGCACGTTATCTGGACTTGACTATCAGCAATTCTCTGCTGGTTGTCAGATTGAAGATGACAAGGTGCGGGGGTTATATGTTATGAAGCTTGTGAGATCATTTTGTAGAACCACCCATGAGAGTGATGGTGCGTCTTTCTGAACTCTGTATAACTATCCTTAAATTCCTTTGCCTACATGGTTGTAGTTCTACATTTTTTTCAGTACTTCGGTGTCGCCTGTTCTACtataaaagtatttttttaacCACGTGTCCACACTACTGATTTCACCCTGGATCTCTTCACATGTTATTGAATTCTGAACACTCCTTCTGAATTCTGTATAACTATCCTTAATTCCTTTGCCTACATGGTTGTAGTTCTACACTTTTCAGTACTTCGGTGTTGCCTGTTCTACTAAAAGTATTTTTTAACCACGTGTCCACAGACTACTGATTTCACCCCTGGATCTCTTCACATGTTATTGAATTCTGAACAGTAAACAGTTTTTCTTTAGGCTGAGCCACTGAGGCGCCTATCATAAGCGGTTACAATTCATTTTTATTCTCATTTGTAATATGTAAAGGGAAACATGAAACTTGGGTTTTTCAGTTCAACAAATGGGGAGTAGTATTACTAGAAAAGTTGACATTTTAGTTTGGAAAAATTTCTGTGCCTTTTAGATGAATGTTGTGATCATTGTTAGCTCTCCACGAATTGTCATGCTGATTCAGTAGAAGCTTTTACCAGATGATGCTTTTGAACATGTTGGTTCAATACTTGTTAACATCTCAAAGCAGCGGGCAGGGAGAGAGCTTCTACTTGACCCAAAGCGGGGTCTTTTAAAGCAGATAATAAGACAGTTTGATTCTAACAGTTCGCTGAGAAAGAAAGGGGTATGTGCAAAATAACTGGCATAAAAGCTTTCTGTTTCCCAGCATTAGGAAATGtttgaatagttttttttttttaattctaaagTGCGTATTAAGCATACATTGCAGACACAGACTGATGCTGTTTCTGTgcttaatataaataaataaacaaaacttTGTCGCCCTAAAAGAGTATTCTTTAAACTGAGCATACAGTATGTTTCTAACATTGTTCTTGTTTGGTTGTTGTTGAATTCCTACTTGATTGATCTGCTTATGTTTATTATCATTTCACCATAACAGTTTCATCAATTTTTGTTATCACTTTCAGTTACTATTACTAAAGGAAAAGCAGATTGGTAGCTCTTTATTAGTCAATTTTAATAGCTTGTAACTTTGTAAGCTAAAAATTGTTGCGATATTTTATTGCTATCAGGTGTCTGGAACTATTCGCAATTGTTGCTTTGAAGCTGAGAATCAGCTACAAAACTTGCTTTTGGTATCAGAGTTCCTCTGGCCTGCATTACTTCTTCCAGTAGCTGGAAACAAGGTTACATGCTTTACATTCTCTACCTAAAAGCTTCTCTTCAATATATTGTGGAATAGACTACTTCGACCCCATCCGAAATATTTTTGACTAAGCAAGTTAAAGCTAAATCATTTTCAAAGTCGCAATAACTCTAATTTCATTGATGTCTGTGTGTACTTCATCACTTGTGGCCAATTTGAGATTGTCCTACTTTATAGTGATTAATGACTAATGAGATTAAAATTCTCGTCTGAAAGTCATACAAAAGATTAAAATatgaatataatttattttactgtCCTTGAAACTTACTTCAATCAGATGATGGGACATAGTTTCATAATGTAATCGATAGAAACTGGTATTCTATTAGAAGAGATATGGATTTCCCCCAGTTAGAAAGGTAGTGCACACACTCAAACTATAGAACTTCGACTGTCTCCACCTTGGTGTCCAAACTCCGAAGGCCCCCCAATCCTCTCAAATGGACGAAGGTAGTGTTTGGCCCAgctttttttcaacttttaagTTAAAGCTGGGCCAAACAGAATTTAGAAAAAGCTCTAAAATTTTAAGGAGCTTATTTTTTTATAGtgtaaaataaagaaaatctccTTATTAGAATAACTTAGCAAGAGGAGCTTTttacttaaaagtaacttattATTTCCTCTCCCCTCCCACAAATTTCTATCATCTGTTCCCTTCCCTGCTTCGTGAATCCACTTTCTGCGTGCAACTCTCCTCCAGTTCTCACGCCGGTAGCCACAAGTTTCTGTCTCTGTCATCATTCCTCTCTCAGCGGCTCTTCACCACCGTCAAATCGTTTACTACCACCTTTCTCTCCATCGCATCATTGTTTCCTCTTCCCCTTCACTTCCCATGCGATCAATGTATGCAAAATCGTGACTGGGCGTAATATCGCATGGTTATGTGATTTTGCAGCGATTCTCCAGG
This window harbors:
- the LOC130711096 gene encoding uncharacterized protein LOC130711096 isoform X2 produces the protein MATELEELVSFLTCPSPQITKAAVDIVRGLTGSDDGLHSLANHANTLIPALSRLLTALKEVSEAAAEALVNLSQNLNLAAEMVQMRLIDTAMDVLYKPDCSVTPLLVMLLVNLTQLDAGIASLLQIEDDKVRGLYVMKLVRSFCRTTHESDDDAFEHVGSILVNISKQRAGRELLLDPKRGLLKQIIRQFDSNSSLRKKGVSGTIRNCCFEAENQLQNLLLVSEFLWPALLLPVAGNKIYSDVDRSKMPLELGTALSIEREPVSDPEIRTQALEAIYLISLQEAGRRAFWSVNGPKIVQIGYEDEEDPKVMEAYEQLGSLLIHSSNTEEPSSETSK
- the LOC130711096 gene encoding uncharacterized protein LOC130711096 isoform X1 encodes the protein MATELEELVSFLTCPSPQITKAAVDIVRGLTGSDDGLHSLANHANTLIPALSRLLTALKEVSEAAAEALVNLSQNLNLAAEMVQMRLIDTAMDVLYKPDCSVTPLLVMLLVNLTQLDAGIASLLQQFSAGCQIEDDKVRGLYVMKLVRSFCRTTHESDDDAFEHVGSILVNISKQRAGRELLLDPKRGLLKQIIRQFDSNSSLRKKGVSGTIRNCCFEAENQLQNLLLVSEFLWPALLLPVAGNKIYSDVDRSKMPLELGTALSIEREPVSDPEIRTQALEAIYLISLQEAGRRAFWSVNGPKIVQIGYEDEEDPKVMEAYEQLGSLLIHSSNTEEPSSETSK
- the LOC130711096 gene encoding uncharacterized protein LOC130711096 isoform X3, yielding MATELEELVSFLTCPSPQITKAAVDIVRGLTGSDDGLHSLANHANTLIPALSRLLTALKEVSEAAAEALVNLSQNLNLAAEMVQMRLIDTAMDVLYKPDCSVTPLLVMLLVNLTQLDAGIASLLQVSGTIRNCCFEAENQLQNLLLVSEFLWPALLLPVAGNKIYSDVDRSKMPLELGTALSIEREPVSDPEIRTQALEAIYLISLQEAGRRAFWSVNGPKIVQIGYEDEEDPKVMEAYEQLGSLLIHSSNTEEPSSETSK